A portion of the Brevundimonas pondensis genome contains these proteins:
- a CDS encoding DNA cytosine methyltransferase codes for MSYRLIDLFSGAGGMSLGFAREGIESILALDNDAAAIGTHKANFPGEAYCANIEDWLETAEVPEADVVIGGPPCQGFSLLNKKRDGDSRRALWEPYLEIANRSNARVFIMENVAELFRSPELDAIKSKALEFGFETKAAIVNAADYGAPQTRRRTIVVGWRRIAEPDFPPRPTHAEPNKGLNLPPWRTVRQAIGDLPKPIGTEIGVGAPMDLHFGRTPTARSIARYKVVPPGGNRFDLQRIAPELTPACWIRKTSGGTDLFGRLWWDRPSVTIRTEFFKPEKGRYLHPDQDRPITHREAARLMGFPDDFRFVGNKTQIARQIGNAVPPDLAAALGRMVMRMLNPLAMSA; via the coding sequence ATGTCTTACCGTTTGATCGATCTGTTTTCCGGTGCGGGCGGCATGTCGCTCGGCTTCGCTCGAGAAGGCATCGAGTCGATCCTGGCGCTCGACAACGATGCAGCGGCCATCGGCACCCACAAGGCGAACTTCCCCGGGGAAGCCTATTGCGCCAACATCGAAGACTGGCTGGAGACGGCTGAGGTGCCTGAAGCCGACGTCGTCATCGGCGGTCCGCCCTGTCAGGGGTTCAGCCTCCTGAACAAGAAGCGGGACGGGGATAGCCGTCGAGCGCTTTGGGAGCCCTATCTCGAGATCGCCAATCGTTCGAATGCGCGGGTCTTCATTATGGAGAACGTCGCCGAACTATTCCGGTCGCCGGAGCTGGATGCGATCAAATCCAAGGCGCTGGAATTCGGGTTCGAGACCAAGGCTGCCATCGTCAATGCCGCCGACTACGGCGCACCGCAGACGCGCCGCCGGACCATCGTCGTCGGTTGGCGCCGGATCGCCGAGCCGGACTTCCCCCCGCGCCCGACCCATGCGGAGCCGAACAAGGGGCTCAATCTTCCACCCTGGCGCACCGTCCGCCAGGCCATCGGCGACCTCCCTAAGCCGATCGGCACCGAGATCGGCGTCGGCGCCCCCATGGATCTTCATTTCGGACGGACCCCGACCGCCCGCAGCATCGCCCGCTATAAGGTGGTGCCGCCCGGCGGCAACCGCTTCGACCTGCAGCGCATCGCGCCGGAACTGACGCCGGCCTGCTGGATCCGCAAGACCTCGGGGGGAACGGATTTGTTCGGCCGTCTCTGGTGGGATCGCCCGTCGGTCACCATCCGCACCGAGTTCTTCAAGCCCGAGAAGGGCCGCTACCTTCATCCGGATCAAGACCGGCCGATCACGCATCGCGAAGCGGCGCGTCTGATGGGCTTTCCTGATGATTTCCGGTTTGTCGGCAACAAGACGCAGATCGCGCGCCAGATCGGCAATGCCGTGCCGCCCGACCTGGCGGCCGCGCTCGGCCGGATGGTGATGCGTATGCTCAATCCTTTGGCAATGAGCGCCTGA
- a CDS encoding HNH endonuclease: MSDPLSLLPMDRSNEVARLKEMLDAFAARLEGADLRDQVRSLVPVFHELRALGVSLLPEAKTSARERIIGYLRRYPMTLIDGDELLVVSGIGEWARRVRELRVQFGWWIYTGMTLRELAEENPEAAQELTAALGVELDAIRPDHYFLARAEQDRDAAHRWNLLNTIRKEKWGVKAKILAYLRANVGAPVTLEELRYLAGDKSEWARRVRELRTEDGWPIFTRMQGRPDLPVGSYVLDEDKQAPEHDRRIPDDVRVAVLERDGFACRHCGWTRAQLRPEDPRKFLELHHVTHHKDGGANTVDNLVTLCNVHHDQVHAGKLVAPDPARTD; this comes from the coding sequence TTGAGCGATCCGCTTTCCCTTCTGCCGATGGACCGTTCGAACGAAGTCGCGCGGCTTAAGGAGATGTTGGACGCCTTCGCTGCGCGCCTTGAGGGCGCGGACCTGCGTGATCAGGTGCGCAGTCTGGTCCCGGTCTTTCACGAACTGCGCGCCTTGGGCGTCAGCCTGCTGCCCGAGGCGAAGACTTCCGCGCGGGAGCGGATCATCGGCTATCTCCGGCGCTATCCGATGACGCTGATCGACGGGGATGAACTTCTCGTCGTGTCCGGCATCGGGGAATGGGCCCGCCGCGTCCGCGAGCTTCGCGTCCAATTCGGCTGGTGGATCTATACCGGCATGACACTGAGGGAGCTCGCCGAGGAGAACCCTGAGGCGGCGCAAGAACTGACGGCGGCGTTGGGGGTCGAACTGGATGCGATCCGACCCGACCACTACTTCCTCGCGCGCGCCGAACAGGATCGTGACGCCGCGCATCGCTGGAACCTGCTCAACACCATCCGCAAGGAGAAGTGGGGCGTAAAGGCGAAGATCCTGGCCTATCTGCGGGCCAATGTCGGCGCGCCGGTGACGCTGGAGGAGCTGCGCTACCTGGCCGGCGACAAGAGTGAATGGGCCCGCCGCGTCCGTGAACTCCGCACCGAGGATGGGTGGCCGATCTTCACTCGGATGCAGGGGCGTCCGGATCTGCCGGTGGGGAGCTATGTCCTGGACGAGGATAAACAGGCCCCCGAACATGATCGACGTATTCCGGACGACGTGCGCGTCGCCGTCCTCGAGCGCGACGGCTTCGCCTGCCGTCACTGCGGTTGGACGCGGGCTCAGTTGCGGCCGGAGGATCCGCGCAAATTCCTCGAGCTGCACCATGTGACGCATCACAAGGACGGCGGAGCCAATACGGTCGATAATCTGGTGACGCTGTGCAACGTCCACCACGATCAGGTTCACGCCGGAAAACTTGTCGCGCCGGATCCCGCACGGACGGACTGA
- a CDS encoding very short patch repair endonuclease codes for MVDKLDPVRRSANMARVRGKDTGPELRVRRTAHRIGLRFRLHRKDLPGRPDLVFPKHRLAVFVHGCFWHRHPGCPRASMPSTRLDFWEAKFAANVERDARQAAALEAQGWRVLVLWECGLKDEALVETALREAVFAARPASDRVPHKETTQ; via the coding sequence ATGGTCGATAAGCTCGACCCTGTGCGGCGCAGCGCCAATATGGCGAGGGTTAGGGGCAAGGACACCGGTCCTGAGCTGCGCGTGCGTCGCACCGCACACCGCATCGGGCTGCGTTTCCGGCTCCATCGCAAGGATCTGCCCGGAAGGCCGGATCTCGTCTTTCCCAAACATCGGCTGGCGGTCTTCGTCCATGGCTGTTTCTGGCATCGGCATCCGGGATGTCCACGAGCAAGCATGCCGTCCACGCGGCTCGATTTCTGGGAGGCCAAGTTCGCCGCGAATGTTGAACGGGACGCCCGCCAGGCAGCCGCTCTTGAGGCGCAGGGCTGGAGGGTGCTCGTGCTGTGGGAATGCGGGCTCAAGGATGAAGCGCTCGTCGAAACGGCGCTGCGCGAAGCCGTCTTCGCGGCAAGGCCGGCTTCGGATAGAGTTCCGCACAAGGAGACGACGCAATGA
- a CDS encoding recombinase family protein — MNKATISTVGPEPARSIRAAQYVRMSTEHQKYSTENQAEIIARYAAQRGFEIVETYADNGKSGLRLDGRDALKRLIADVQTGRTDFEVVLVYDVSRWGRFQDADESAYYEFLCREAGISIHYCAEQFENDGSLSATIIKSMKRAMAGEYSRELSVKVFTGQCRLIGLGYRQGGPAGYGLRRQLVDEQRRPKATLTRGEHKSLQTDRVVLTPGPADEIDVVQRIYRMFVLNRRSEREIAALLNGEGLVTDLGRSWTRGVVHQILTNEKYIGNNVYNRVSFKLKNKRVVNAPDMWVRADGAFEGIVDPDFFAAAQRIIAERCRRYTDTEMLERLTELLERRGCLSGLIIDELEDMPSSSTYRQRFGSLMRAYELVGWSPSRDYRFLETNRFLRTLHPEVVSGTVAEIERLGGAVRVDPVTDLLTINEEFTASLAIVRSTRTTAGDLRWKIRLDAGLKPDITIAVRMDGANAAVRDYYLLPWIDLGALDRVRLAEANAVSLDAYRFDDLDRFFELTGRTALRSAA; from the coding sequence ATGAACAAAGCAACAATCAGCACCGTCGGCCCTGAACCCGCGCGCTCGATCCGGGCCGCCCAGTATGTGCGGATGTCCACCGAGCATCAGAAATACTCGACCGAAAATCAGGCGGAGATCATCGCCCGATACGCCGCCCAGCGCGGTTTCGAAATCGTCGAGACCTATGCAGACAACGGCAAGAGCGGCCTGAGACTGGACGGCCGCGACGCGCTCAAGCGTCTGATCGCCGACGTTCAGACGGGGCGGACCGACTTCGAGGTCGTGCTGGTCTACGACGTCAGCCGCTGGGGCCGGTTCCAGGACGCCGACGAGAGCGCCTACTACGAGTTCCTGTGTCGCGAGGCGGGCATCAGCATCCACTACTGCGCTGAGCAGTTCGAGAACGACGGCAGCCTCAGCGCCACCATCATCAAGAGCATGAAGCGGGCGATGGCCGGCGAGTACAGCCGCGAGCTCTCGGTCAAGGTATTCACCGGCCAGTGCCGTCTGATCGGCCTTGGATACCGCCAGGGCGGGCCGGCGGGATACGGCCTGCGGCGACAGCTGGTGGATGAGCAGCGGCGGCCCAAGGCGACGCTTACTCGGGGGGAGCACAAAAGCCTGCAGACCGACCGCGTGGTTCTGACGCCGGGACCTGCCGACGAGATCGACGTCGTCCAACGCATCTATCGGATGTTCGTGCTGAACCGCCGCTCCGAACGTGAGATCGCGGCCCTGTTGAACGGCGAAGGCTTGGTGACTGACCTGGGCCGTTCGTGGACTCGCGGCGTGGTCCACCAGATTCTGACCAATGAGAAATACATCGGCAACAATGTCTACAACCGCGTGTCCTTCAAACTGAAGAACAAGCGGGTGGTCAATGCGCCGGACATGTGGGTGCGGGCTGACGGTGCGTTCGAGGGCATCGTCGATCCGGATTTCTTCGCAGCGGCGCAGCGCATCATCGCCGAGCGTTGCCGTCGCTATACCGACACTGAGATGCTGGAGCGGCTGACCGAACTGCTCGAGCGTCGGGGATGTCTGTCCGGTCTCATCATCGACGAGCTGGAGGATATGCCGTCCAGTTCGACCTATCGACAGAGGTTCGGAAGTCTGATGCGGGCCTATGAGCTGGTCGGCTGGTCTCCGTCGCGCGACTACCGCTTTCTGGAGACCAATCGCTTCCTGCGGACCCTCCATCCGGAGGTGGTGTCGGGAACAGTCGCAGAGATCGAGCGCCTGGGCGGCGCCGTCAGGGTCGATCCCGTCACCGACCTGCTCACCATCAATGAGGAGTTCACCGCCTCCCTGGCGATCGTGCGATCCACCCGTACGACTGCAGGCGACCTGCGATGGAAGATCAGGCTCGACGCTGGTCTCAAGCCGGACATCACCATCGCGGTGCGGATGGACGGCGCCAACGCCGCCGTCCGGGACTACTATCTTCTTCCCTGGATCGATCTGGGAGCGCTCGACCGGGTTCGGCTGGCGGAGGCGAATGCGGTGTCGCTGGACGCCTACCGGTTCGACGATCTCGACCGTTTCTTCGAACTCACCGGCCGTACCGCCCTGAGGAGCGCCGCATGA
- a CDS encoding plasmid partitioning protein RepB C-terminal domain-containing protein: MNPVLPEIRSVPVAAITILNPRVRNRRIFEELVDSIANLGLKKPITVSPREDGGYDLICGQGRLEAFIALGQAEIPAVIAEASPEDCYVMSLVENLARRQHRPLELVREIGALKTRGYSTQEIAAKTDSSPEWVWAICFLLDNGEERLVAAVERGLIPPSVAVEIAKAGDGEVQAALADAYEQKALPGNQVLAIRRIIEQRRTSGKAGLSGTRGPRPNRPVTADALVRAYRRETDRQKLLVKKAALAQSRLLFVVNGLKQLLDDEHFVTLLRAEAMHTLPRPLAQRLGRAEN; encoded by the coding sequence ATGAATCCCGTCCTTCCCGAAATCCGTTCCGTGCCGGTCGCGGCCATCACCATCCTCAATCCGCGCGTGCGCAACCGGCGTATCTTCGAGGAGCTCGTCGACAGCATCGCCAACTTGGGGCTCAAGAAGCCGATTACGGTGAGCCCGCGCGAGGACGGCGGCTATGACCTCATCTGCGGCCAGGGACGGCTGGAGGCCTTCATCGCCCTGGGTCAGGCTGAAATCCCGGCGGTGATCGCCGAGGCCTCGCCGGAGGACTGCTATGTCATGAGCTTGGTGGAAAACCTCGCCCGCCGCCAGCACCGGCCCCTGGAGCTCGTGCGCGAGATCGGCGCCTTGAAGACCCGGGGCTATTCCACCCAGGAGATCGCCGCCAAAACCGACTCCAGTCCCGAATGGGTCTGGGCCATCTGCTTCCTCCTGGACAACGGCGAGGAGCGGCTGGTCGCCGCTGTCGAGCGCGGGCTTATTCCGCCTTCGGTCGCCGTGGAGATCGCCAAGGCCGGGGACGGGGAGGTGCAGGCGGCCTTGGCCGACGCCTATGAGCAGAAGGCCCTGCCGGGAAACCAGGTGCTCGCCATCCGGCGGATCATCGAGCAACGCCGCACCAGCGGCAAGGCCGGTCTGAGCGGGACAAGGGGGCCGCGACCCAACCGGCCGGTGACAGCCGATGCATTGGTTCGGGCCTACCGTCGCGAAACCGACCGTCAGAAGCTTCTGGTGAAAAAGGCCGCCCTGGCACAGAGCCGCCTGCTGTTCGTCGTCAACGGCCTGAAACAGCTGCTGGACGACGAACATTTCGTGACGCTGCTGCGCGCTGAAGCCATGCACACCCTTCCCAGACCGCTGGCTCAGCGGCTCGGCCGTGCGGAGAACTGA
- a CDS encoding plasmid partitioning protein RepB C-terminal domain-containing protein: MERRVKAAFEQNLKVLPMDEILPMRRLEDSILRSVKYRRIARSVAEVGVIEPLVVARPRGQGPWMLLDGHVRLSILKELGERDVRCLISDDDEAFTYNRRVNRLATIQEHYMIVRALERGVPEEKLARALDVDVKAIQRKRDMLCGICPEVVEMLKDRSVNPSTFTMLRKMRAVRQIEAAELMISAGNFTGSYARALLAATRQSDLVRPDKPKKIGGMTPEQMARMEREMASLTADFKALESSYGDDVLQLVIASGYLSRLTANPAIEQWLAGRHPEILSGFRAIISVASLDEAVEEGSDDDAEASDDGEGVRAISSWQKSWPEEEDSNQV; this comes from the coding sequence ATGGAAAGACGCGTCAAAGCGGCCTTCGAGCAGAACCTCAAGGTCCTGCCGATGGATGAGATCCTGCCCATGCGGCGGTTGGAGGACAGCATCCTGCGCTCGGTCAAATACCGTCGCATCGCTCGATCCGTCGCCGAAGTCGGGGTGATCGAACCGCTGGTGGTCGCCAGGCCGCGAGGGCAGGGGCCTTGGATGCTGCTCGACGGCCATGTCCGTCTGTCGATCCTGAAGGAACTCGGCGAGCGGGACGTCCGCTGCCTGATCTCCGACGATGACGAAGCCTTCACCTACAACCGCCGGGTCAATCGGCTGGCGACCATTCAGGAGCATTACATGATCGTCCGTGCGCTGGAGCGGGGCGTGCCGGAAGAGAAGCTGGCGCGGGCGCTGGATGTGGACGTGAAGGCGATTCAGAGAAAGCGCGACATGCTGTGTGGAATATGCCCCGAGGTGGTCGAAATGCTGAAGGACCGCTCGGTGAACCCATCGACCTTCACCATGCTTCGCAAGATGCGGGCGGTTCGCCAGATTGAGGCGGCGGAGCTGATGATCTCGGCCGGAAACTTCACCGGCTCCTACGCCCGAGCCCTGCTGGCCGCAACCCGACAGTCGGATCTGGTTCGGCCCGATAAACCTAAAAAAATCGGCGGTATGACTCCGGAGCAGATGGCGCGGATGGAGCGGGAGATGGCTTCGCTCACCGCGGACTTCAAAGCGCTGGAATCCTCCTACGGCGATGATGTCCTGCAGCTGGTTATCGCGTCGGGTTACCTGTCGCGGCTGACCGCCAATCCGGCGATCGAACAATGGCTTGCCGGACGCCATCCGGAGATTCTGTCGGGATTTCGGGCAATCATCAGTGTGGCTTCGTTGGATGAGGCGGTCGAAGAGGGAAGCGATGACGACGCGGAGGCGTCCGACGACGGCGAAGGTGTCCGTGCGATTTCTTCATGGCAGAAGTCTTGGCCAGAGGAGGAAGATTCTAATCAGGTTTAG